In a genomic window of Myotis daubentonii chromosome X, mMyoDau2.1, whole genome shotgun sequence:
- the ZMYM3 gene encoding zinc finger MYM-type protein 3 isoform X3 — MDPSDFPSTFDPLTLPEKPLAGDLPVDMEFGEDLLESQTAPTRGWAPPGPSPSSGALDLLDTPAGLEKDPGVLDGTTELLGLGGLLYKAPSPTEVDHGPEETLAWDAGDQTLEPGPGGQTPEVVPPDPGTGANPSSPEGLLEPLAPDSPINLQSPHIEEEETTSIATGRRGSSGQEEDLPQGQPQSPNGPPSPSVGETLGDGINSSQTKPGGPSPPAHPSLPGDGLTGKASEKPPERKRSERVRRVEPPKPEVVDSTESIPVSDEDSDAMVDDPNDEDFVPFRPRRSPRMSLRSSVAQRAGRSAVGTKMTCAHCRTPLQKGQTAYQRKGLPQLFCSSSCLTTFSRKPSGKKTCTFCKKEIWNTKDLVVAQTGSGGSFHEFCTSVCLSLYEAQQQRPIPQSGDPADATRCSICQKTGEVQHEVSNGSVVHRLCSDSCFSKFRANKGLKTNCCDQCGAYIYTKTGTPGPELLFHEGQQKRFCNTTCLGAYKKKNTRVYPCVWCKTLCKNFEMLSHVDRNGKTSLFCSLCCTTSYKVKQAGLTGPPRPCSFCRRSLSDPCYYNKVDRTVYQFCSPSCWTKFQRTSPEGGIHLSCHYCHSLFSGKPEVLDWQDQVFQFCCRDCCEDFKRLRGVVSQCEHCRQEKLLHEKLRFSGVEKSFCSEGCVLLYKQDFTKKLGLCCITCTYCSQTCQRGVTEQLDGSTWDFCSEDCKSKYLLWYCKAARCHACKRQGKLLETIHWRGQIRHFCNQQCLLRFYSQQNQPNLDTQSGPESLLNSQSSEAKPQTPSQTKVENSNTVKTPEGTGNLGKIPVKIRLAPTASTPPPSAPPPATPRKNKAAMCKPLMQNRGVSCKVEMKSKGSQTAEEWKPQVIVLPIPVPIFVPVPMHLYCQKVPVPFSMPIPVPVPMFLPTTLESTDKIVETIEELKVKIPSNPLEADILAMAEMIAEAEELDKASSDLCDLVSNQSAEGLLEDCDLFGPARDDVLAMAVKMANVLDEPGQDLEADFPKNPLDINPSVDFLFDCGLVGPEDVSTEQDLPRTMRKGQKRLVLSESCSRDSMSSQPSCTGLNYSYGVNAWKCWVQSKYANGETSKGDELRFGPKPMRIKEDILACSAAELNYGLAQFVREITRPNGERYEPDSIYYLCLGIQQYLLENNRMVNIFTDLYYLTFVQELNKSLSTWQPTLLPNNTVFSRVEEEHLWECKQLGVYSPFVLLNTLMFFNTKFFGLQTAEEHMQLSFTNVVRQSRKCTTPRGTTKVVSIRYYAPVRQRKGRDMGSGKRKREDEAPILEQRENRMNPLRCPVKFYEFYLSKCPESLRTRNDVFYLQPERSCIAESPLWYSVIPMDRSMLESMLNRILAVREIYEELGRTGDEDLD; from the exons ATGGACCCCAGTGATTTCCCCAGTACGTTTGACCCATTGACCCTGCCAGAGAAGCCCCTGGCTGGAGACCTTCCAGTAGACATGGAATTTGGAGAGGATCTACTGGAATCTCAGACTGCCCCAACTCGAGGATGGGCACCCCCTGGCCCTTCTCCATCCTCTGGAGCCCTGGACCTGCTTGatacccctgctggcctggaaaAAGACCCTGGAGTTCTGGATGGAACCACtgagctgctggggctgggggggctgCTCTATaaagccccctcccccacagaggTGGACCATGGTCCTGAGGAGACCCTCGCATGGGATGCAGGAGATCAGACCCTAGAGCCTGGACCAGGGGGCCAGACCCCTGAGGTGGTGCCACCTGACCCAGGGACTGGGGCAAATCCCTCTTCACCCGAGGGGCTACTAGAACCTTTGGCTCCAGATTCTCCAATAAATCTTCAGTCCCCACATATTGAAGAGGAGGAGACCACCTCCATAGCTACAGGGAGAAGGGGCTcctctgggcaggaggaggaTCTTCCCCAGGGGCAGCCACAGAGCCCAAATGGCCCCCCCAGCCCTTCAGTGGGAGAGACTCTGGGGGATGGAATCAACAGTTCTCAGACCAAACCTGGGGGCCCTAGCCCCCCTGCACACCCTTCCTTACCAG GAGATGGCCTGACCGGAAAGGCGAGTGAGAAGCCGCCTgagagg AAGAGAAGTGAGCGCGTTAGAAGAGTAGAACCTCCAAAACCTGAGGTTGTGGATTCCACTGAGAGCA TTCCAGTGTCAGATGAGGATTCTGACGCCATGGTAGATGACCCCAATGATGAGGATTTTGTGCCATTCCGGCCCCGGCGCTCTCCTCGCATGTCCCTACGCTCCAGTGTGGCACAAAGGGCTGGGCGCTCTGCGGTGGGCACCAAGATGACTTGTGCACATTGCCGGACACCGCTGCAGAAGGGGCAGACGGCCTACCAACGCAAGGGGCTGCCTCAGCTCTTTTGTTCCTCATCCTGTCTCACCACTTTCTCCAGAAAGCCCTCAGGCAAAAAGACCTGTACCTTCTGCAAGAA GGAGATCTGGAACACCAAGGACTTGGTTGTGGCGCAGACTGGTTCAGGAGGCTCCTTCCACGAGTTCTGCACATCCGTCTGCCTCTCCCTGTATGAGGCCCAGCAGCAGCGCCCAATCCCCCAGTCTGGGGATCCTGCTGATGCTACTCGCTGCAGCATATGCCAGAAGACCGGAGAG gtcCAGCATGAGGTCAGCAATGGCAGCGTGGTGCACCGGCTCTGCAGTGATTCTTGCTTCTCCAAATTCCGGGCCAACAAGGGACTGAAAACCAACTGTTGTGACCAGTGCGGGGCTTACATCTACACCAAGACCGGGACCCCTGGCCCCGAGCTCCTCTTCCATGAGGGCCAACAAAAGCGGTTCTGCAACACAACCTGCTTGGGGGCATACAAGAAG AAAAACACACGTGTGTACCCCTGTGTCTGGTGCAAGACCCTGTGTAAGAACTTTGAGATGCTATCACATGTGGATCGTAATGGCAAGACGAGCTTGTTCTGTTCCCTCTGCTGTACCACCTCTTACAAAGTGAAGCAGGCAGGGCTCACTG GCCCTCCCCGACCCTGCAGCTTCTGCCGCCGCAGCCTCTCTGACCCCTGTTACTACAACAAGGTCGATCGCACAGTCTACCAAttctgcagccccagctgctggacCAAGTTCCAG CGCACAAGCCCTGAAGGGGGCATTCACCTGAGCTGTCACTACtgccacagcctcttcagtggCAAGCCTGAGGTCTTGGACTGGCAG GACCAGGTGTTCCAGTTCTGCTGTCGTGATTGCTGTGAGGACTTCAAGCGGCTTCGGGGTGTGGTGTCCCAGTGTGAGCATTGCCGGCAGGAGAAACTCCTGCATGAGAAACTCCGGTTCAGCGGCGTGGAAAAGAGTTTCTGCAGCGAAG GCTGTGTGCTGCTCTACAAACAGGACTTCACTAAGAAGCTGGGACTGTGCTGCATCACTTGTACTTACTGCTCCCAGACCTGCCAGCGTGGAGTCACCGAGCAGCTGGATGGCAGCACCTGGGACTTCTGCAGTGAGGACTGTAAGAGCAAGTACCTGCTGTGGTACTGCAAG GCTGCCCGGTGCCATGCCTGTAAGCGACAGGGGAAGCTGCTAGAGACCATCCACTGGCGCGGGCAGATCCGTCATTTCTGCAACCAACAGTGTCTGCTGCGCTTCTACAGCCAGCAGAACCAACCCAACTTGGACACCCAGAGTGGGCCCGAGAGCCTCCTGAACA GTCAGTCTTCTGAGGCAAAGCCCCAGACACCCTCTCAAACCAAAGTGGAGAACAGCAATACAGTGAAGACCCCAGAGGGAACTGGGAATCTGGGCAAG ATCCCTGTGAAGATCCGATTGGCTCCCACTGCATctactcctcctccctctgcaccACCCCCAGCCACGCCACGCAAAAACAAAGCTGCCATGTGTAAGCCTCTGATGCAGAATCGGGGGGTCTCCTGCAAAGTGGAGATGAAGTCCAAAGGGAGTCAGACAG CAGAAGAGTGGAAGCCACAGGTGATTGTGCTACCCATCCCAGTGCCCATCTTTGTGCCAGTGCCTATGCATCTGTACTGCCAGAAAGTCCCGGTGCCTTTCTCAATGCCCATCCCG GTGCCTGTGCCCATGTTCCTGCCCACTACCTTGGAGAGCACAGACAAGATTGTGGAGACTATTGAGGAGCTGAAGGTGAAGATCCCTTCCAACCCCTTGGAGGCCGACATCCTGGCTATGGCAGAAATGATTGCAGAAGCTGAAGAGTTAGACAAGGCCTCATCTGACCTTTGTG ATCTTGTGAGCAACCAGAGTGCAGAGGGACTTCTTGAAGACTGTGACCTGTTTGGGCCAGCTCGAGATGATGTCCTGGCCATGGCTGTCAAGATGGCCAATGTCTTGGATGAACCTGGGCAAGACTTGGAGGCAGACTTCCCCAAGA ATCCTCTGGACATTAACCCCAGTGTAGACTTCCTCTTTGATTGTGGCCTGGTAGGGCCTGAGGACGTGTCTACTGAACAAGACCTTCCCCGAACCATGAGGAAG GGTCAAAAGCGGCTGGTGCTTTCAGAGAGCTGTTCCCGGGACTCCATGAGCAGCCAGCCAAGCTGTACTGGACTTAACTATTCATATGGTGTCAATGCTTGGAAGTGCTGGGTGCAATCAAAATATGCCAATGGAGAAACCAGCAAAGGTGATGAGTTGCGCTTTGGCC CGAAACCTATGCGTATCAAAGAAGATATTCTGGCCTGCTCAGCTGCTGAGCTCAACTATGGCCTGGCCCAGTTTGTGAGAGAAATCACTCGACCCAACGGTGAACGATATGAACCTGACAGCATTTACTACTTGTGTCTTGGCATCCAACAG tACTTGCTGGAAAATAACCGAATGGTGAACATTTTCACGGACCTTTACTACCTGACTTTCGTTCAAGAACTCAACAAATCTCTGAGTACCTGGCAGCCCACACTCCTTCCCAACA ATACAGTGTTTTCCCGAGTGGAAGAAGAACACCTCTGGGAGTGTAAGCAGCTGGGTGTCTACTCACCCTTTGTCCTTCTCAACACCCTCATGTTCTTCAACACGAAGTTTTTTGGGCTGCAGACAGCTGAGGAACACATGCAGCTCTCCTTCACCAACGTAGTGCGGCAGTCCCGCAAGTGCACCACCCCCCGGGGCACCACCAAGGTGGTGAGCATCCGCTACTACGCTCCTGTTCGCCAACGGAAAGGGCGAG ACATGGGTTCTGGGAAGCGGAAGAGAGAAGATGAAGCCCCAATCTTAGAGCAGCGTGAGAACCGCATGAATCCCCTCCGCTGCCCTGTCAAGTTCTATGAATTCTATCTCTCAAAATG TCCTGAAAGCCTCCGGACTCGCAACGATGTGTTCTACCTGCAACCTGAGCGGTCCTGCATTGCCGAGTCACCTCTCTGGTATTCTGTGATCCCCATGGACCGAAGCATGTTGGAGAGTATGCTCAATCGCATTCTAGCTGTGCGTGAGATTTATGAGGAGCTGGGTCGTACTGGGGATGAAGACCTGGACTGA
- the ZMYM3 gene encoding zinc finger MYM-type protein 3 isoform X6 — translation MVDDPNDEDFVPFRPRRSPRMSLRSSVAQRAGRSAVGTKMTCAHCRTPLQKGQTAYQRKGLPQLFCSSSCLTTFSRKPSGKKTCTFCKKEIWNTKDLVVAQTGSGGSFHEFCTSVCLSLYEAQQQRPIPQSGDPADATRCSICQKTGEVQHEVSNGSVVHRLCSDSCFSKFRANKGLKTNCCDQCGAYIYTKTGTPGPELLFHEGQQKRFCNTTCLGAYKKKNTRVYPCVWCKTLCKNFEMLSHVDRNGKTSLFCSLCCTTSYKVKQAGLTGPPRPCSFCRRSLSDPCYYNKVDRTVYQFCSPSCWTKFQRTSPEGGIHLSCHYCHSLFSGKPEVLDWQDQVFQFCCRDCCEDFKRLRGVVSQCEHCRQEKLLHEKLRFSGVEKSFCSEGCVLLYKQDFTKKLGLCCITCTYCSQTCQRGVTEQLDGSTWDFCSEDCKSKYLLWYCKAARCHACKRQGKLLETIHWRGQIRHFCNQQCLLRFYSQQNQPNLDTQSGPESLLNSQSSEAKPQTPSQTKVENSNTVKTPEGTGNLGKIPVKIRLAPTASTPPPSAPPPATPRKNKAAMCKPLMQNRGVSCKVEMKSKGSQTAEEWKPQVIVLPIPVPIFVPVPMHLYCQKVPVPFSMPIPVPVPMFLPTTLESTDKIVETIEELKVKIPSNPLEADILAMAEMIAEAEELDKASSDLCDLVSNQSAEGLLEDCDLFGPARDDVLAMAVKMANVLDEPGQDLEADFPKNPLDINPSVDFLFDCGLVGPEDVSTEQDLPRTMRKGQKRLVLSESCSRDSMSSQPSCTGLNYSYGVNAWKCWVQSKYANGETSKGDELRFGPKPMRIKEDILACSAAELNYGLAQFVREITRPNGERYEPDSIYYLCLGIQQYLLENNRMVNIFTDLYYLTFVQELNKSLSTWQPTLLPNNTVFSRVEEEHLWECKQLGVYSPFVLLNTLMFFNTKFFGLQTAEEHMQLSFTNVVRQSRKCTTPRGTTKVVSIRYYAPVRQRKGRDMGSGKRKREDEAPILEQRENRMNPLRCPVKFYEFYLSKCPESLRTRNDVFYLQPERSCIAESPLWYSVIPMDRSMLESMLNRILAVREIYEELGRTGDEDLD, via the exons ATGGTAGATGACCCCAATGATGAGGATTTTGTGCCATTCCGGCCCCGGCGCTCTCCTCGCATGTCCCTACGCTCCAGTGTGGCACAAAGGGCTGGGCGCTCTGCGGTGGGCACCAAGATGACTTGTGCACATTGCCGGACACCGCTGCAGAAGGGGCAGACGGCCTACCAACGCAAGGGGCTGCCTCAGCTCTTTTGTTCCTCATCCTGTCTCACCACTTTCTCCAGAAAGCCCTCAGGCAAAAAGACCTGTACCTTCTGCAAGAA GGAGATCTGGAACACCAAGGACTTGGTTGTGGCGCAGACTGGTTCAGGAGGCTCCTTCCACGAGTTCTGCACATCCGTCTGCCTCTCCCTGTATGAGGCCCAGCAGCAGCGCCCAATCCCCCAGTCTGGGGATCCTGCTGATGCTACTCGCTGCAGCATATGCCAGAAGACCGGAGAG gtcCAGCATGAGGTCAGCAATGGCAGCGTGGTGCACCGGCTCTGCAGTGATTCTTGCTTCTCCAAATTCCGGGCCAACAAGGGACTGAAAACCAACTGTTGTGACCAGTGCGGGGCTTACATCTACACCAAGACCGGGACCCCTGGCCCCGAGCTCCTCTTCCATGAGGGCCAACAAAAGCGGTTCTGCAACACAACCTGCTTGGGGGCATACAAGAAG AAAAACACACGTGTGTACCCCTGTGTCTGGTGCAAGACCCTGTGTAAGAACTTTGAGATGCTATCACATGTGGATCGTAATGGCAAGACGAGCTTGTTCTGTTCCCTCTGCTGTACCACCTCTTACAAAGTGAAGCAGGCAGGGCTCACTG GCCCTCCCCGACCCTGCAGCTTCTGCCGCCGCAGCCTCTCTGACCCCTGTTACTACAACAAGGTCGATCGCACAGTCTACCAAttctgcagccccagctgctggacCAAGTTCCAG CGCACAAGCCCTGAAGGGGGCATTCACCTGAGCTGTCACTACtgccacagcctcttcagtggCAAGCCTGAGGTCTTGGACTGGCAG GACCAGGTGTTCCAGTTCTGCTGTCGTGATTGCTGTGAGGACTTCAAGCGGCTTCGGGGTGTGGTGTCCCAGTGTGAGCATTGCCGGCAGGAGAAACTCCTGCATGAGAAACTCCGGTTCAGCGGCGTGGAAAAGAGTTTCTGCAGCGAAG GCTGTGTGCTGCTCTACAAACAGGACTTCACTAAGAAGCTGGGACTGTGCTGCATCACTTGTACTTACTGCTCCCAGACCTGCCAGCGTGGAGTCACCGAGCAGCTGGATGGCAGCACCTGGGACTTCTGCAGTGAGGACTGTAAGAGCAAGTACCTGCTGTGGTACTGCAAG GCTGCCCGGTGCCATGCCTGTAAGCGACAGGGGAAGCTGCTAGAGACCATCCACTGGCGCGGGCAGATCCGTCATTTCTGCAACCAACAGTGTCTGCTGCGCTTCTACAGCCAGCAGAACCAACCCAACTTGGACACCCAGAGTGGGCCCGAGAGCCTCCTGAACA GTCAGTCTTCTGAGGCAAAGCCCCAGACACCCTCTCAAACCAAAGTGGAGAACAGCAATACAGTGAAGACCCCAGAGGGAACTGGGAATCTGGGCAAG ATCCCTGTGAAGATCCGATTGGCTCCCACTGCATctactcctcctccctctgcaccACCCCCAGCCACGCCACGCAAAAACAAAGCTGCCATGTGTAAGCCTCTGATGCAGAATCGGGGGGTCTCCTGCAAAGTGGAGATGAAGTCCAAAGGGAGTCAGACAG CAGAAGAGTGGAAGCCACAGGTGATTGTGCTACCCATCCCAGTGCCCATCTTTGTGCCAGTGCCTATGCATCTGTACTGCCAGAAAGTCCCGGTGCCTTTCTCAATGCCCATCCCG GTGCCTGTGCCCATGTTCCTGCCCACTACCTTGGAGAGCACAGACAAGATTGTGGAGACTATTGAGGAGCTGAAGGTGAAGATCCCTTCCAACCCCTTGGAGGCCGACATCCTGGCTATGGCAGAAATGATTGCAGAAGCTGAAGAGTTAGACAAGGCCTCATCTGACCTTTGTG ATCTTGTGAGCAACCAGAGTGCAGAGGGACTTCTTGAAGACTGTGACCTGTTTGGGCCAGCTCGAGATGATGTCCTGGCCATGGCTGTCAAGATGGCCAATGTCTTGGATGAACCTGGGCAAGACTTGGAGGCAGACTTCCCCAAGA ATCCTCTGGACATTAACCCCAGTGTAGACTTCCTCTTTGATTGTGGCCTGGTAGGGCCTGAGGACGTGTCTACTGAACAAGACCTTCCCCGAACCATGAGGAAG GGTCAAAAGCGGCTGGTGCTTTCAGAGAGCTGTTCCCGGGACTCCATGAGCAGCCAGCCAAGCTGTACTGGACTTAACTATTCATATGGTGTCAATGCTTGGAAGTGCTGGGTGCAATCAAAATATGCCAATGGAGAAACCAGCAAAGGTGATGAGTTGCGCTTTGGCC CGAAACCTATGCGTATCAAAGAAGATATTCTGGCCTGCTCAGCTGCTGAGCTCAACTATGGCCTGGCCCAGTTTGTGAGAGAAATCACTCGACCCAACGGTGAACGATATGAACCTGACAGCATTTACTACTTGTGTCTTGGCATCCAACAG tACTTGCTGGAAAATAACCGAATGGTGAACATTTTCACGGACCTTTACTACCTGACTTTCGTTCAAGAACTCAACAAATCTCTGAGTACCTGGCAGCCCACACTCCTTCCCAACA ATACAGTGTTTTCCCGAGTGGAAGAAGAACACCTCTGGGAGTGTAAGCAGCTGGGTGTCTACTCACCCTTTGTCCTTCTCAACACCCTCATGTTCTTCAACACGAAGTTTTTTGGGCTGCAGACAGCTGAGGAACACATGCAGCTCTCCTTCACCAACGTAGTGCGGCAGTCCCGCAAGTGCACCACCCCCCGGGGCACCACCAAGGTGGTGAGCATCCGCTACTACGCTCCTGTTCGCCAACGGAAAGGGCGAG ACATGGGTTCTGGGAAGCGGAAGAGAGAAGATGAAGCCCCAATCTTAGAGCAGCGTGAGAACCGCATGAATCCCCTCCGCTGCCCTGTCAAGTTCTATGAATTCTATCTCTCAAAATG TCCTGAAAGCCTCCGGACTCGCAACGATGTGTTCTACCTGCAACCTGAGCGGTCCTGCATTGCCGAGTCACCTCTCTGGTATTCTGTGATCCCCATGGACCGAAGCATGTTGGAGAGTATGCTCAATCGCATTCTAGCTGTGCGTGAGATTTATGAGGAGCTGGGTCGTACTGGGGATGAAGACCTGGACTGA